Part of the Dehalococcoidales bacterium genome, CTGTCAGCGCCGGTCGAACTTGCCTTTAGCCCCGTTTTCTGTTAAATTAAACCTGCCGGGGAGCAAAATTCATGGGGCTGTAGCTCAATTGGGAGAGCGTTTGACTGGCAGTCAAAAGGTAGAGGGTTCGAATCCCTCCAGCTCCACTTTTCTATGTAGGAGACAATCTAGACACCCCACCCAACCCTGATGAGAAGGACAACTAAGCCTATGACAAAACTTACCAACAATCCCTTAGTAATATCTTCCTTTTTAAGAACAAAAAACAATATTGTAGCGAGCAGCAACAACAATGTATAACCTGCTTGGAACATAAATAGTTTTCCACCAAGTTTCGTATTTCCAAGCTGTAAAATTGCCATTGCGGTAAGCGCCACGGTCGGTATCAATCCAACGACCAGCGATACGACGAAAGCTTTTTCCATACTTATATCCTACATAACCCGAGCCATTATTTCAATCCAGTCACTTTTACCTTAGTGGTCTTAAATCTCCATGCTTAAATGCCAATGCTGAAAACCAAGTTAAAATCTTTACCAGTACCCCCTATTGATACCTCGTTTGCCAACTTCTGCTATAATATAACCAGATTTTTGCTCAGGAGATGCCATGAAAGGCACTGTTACCGTAATTCTTGAACCCGAAGAAGACGGCGGTTACTCCGTTCACTGTCCGGCACTTCCTGGCTGCTCAAGTCAGGGTGATACTTTAGATGAGGCACTATCCAATATCCGGGAGGCTATATTGGGTGTGCTGAAAGTTCGCCAGCAGGAAGGAATGTCCCCACCTGAAGAAACGCCCGAAATAGTAACCGAAGAGATCCGCCAGATACTGGCCGGCCGTGCTGAAGATGGGCTACCGCTCACCATAGAGACCAGGGTAGTAGAGTTACCGGCAGAGGTAGTGGTGTAATGCCCCGCCTGCCGGTTATTTCCGGTAGAAGGGCAGTTGATGCCTTTGAAAAAGCGGGGTGGCAGGTGGAGCGGAGGGAAGGAAGCCACATCATCTTGACCAAAGCAGGAGTGCCAACAATTCTTTCCGTTCCCGACCATCAGGAAGTTAGGCGAGGTACTTTGAGAAGTCTCATCCGTAGAGCAGGACTGAGCGTTGAAGAGTTTATGGCACTAATGCGAGACTAGGCTGAAAGCCAGTTCAAAAGTACCACCCATTGATACCCCAGCTCCACCACCCCTGATACATCCTAACTCTAGAAAAACCAACCAGGCATAATGCAAAAGATAGACGTCAGGCGGATCATTATCCTGTTGAGCAGCGAGTACGGCCATCCCGAGTGGCAGCCAAACCATGACCCTCTCGGCACGCTGGTGCAGACCATCCTGTCTCAGAACACCTCGGACAGGAACTCCCACCGCGCTTTTGCCTCGCTTCGCGCCTCATTCCCCACCTGGGAAGAATTGCTTACGGCCGATGTCAGGGAGACCGCGGCGGCCATAAGGAGCGGCGGGCTGGCGGACATTAAGTCGGCGCGCATCAAGCGGACGCTTGAAGAGATAAAGCGGAAACGGGGACGCCTTGAGCTCGATTTCCTGAATGAGCTTCCCATCGCCGGGGCACGGGAGTGGCTGAGGCAACTACCCGGCGTGGGCACCAAGACGGCTAACTGCGTGCTAATCTTCGCCCTGGGCAGGCCGGCCTTGCCCGTGGACACCCATGTCTTCCGCGTATCCAGGA contains:
- a CDS encoding type II toxin-antitoxin system HicB family antitoxin: MKGTVTVILEPEEDGGYSVHCPALPGCSSQGDTLDEALSNIREAILGVLKVRQQEGMSPPEETPEIVTEEIRQILAGRAEDGLPLTIETRVVELPAEVVV
- the nth gene encoding endonuclease III — translated: MQKIDVRRIIILLSSEYGHPEWQPNHDPLGTLVQTILSQNTSDRNSHRAFASLRASFPTWEELLTADVRETAAAIRSGGLADIKSARIKRTLEEIKRKRGRLELDFLNELPIAGAREWLRQLPGVGTKTANCVLIFALGRPALPVDTHVFRVSRRLGLVDPKASIEQAHRILEEIVPPESVYQFHVLLIEHGRRVCKAQRPRCTECVLGKLCPSYELFTRV